In Streptantibioticus cattleyicolor NRRL 8057 = DSM 46488, a genomic segment contains:
- a CDS encoding PP2C family serine/threonine-protein phosphatase has translation MPQLTVCPSCAERLDPEDKFCGNCGTDLAAPSSAGPAASAERRRPWQPPVDATAPAVPAPPAPRAPEPPAPQAPEPGTDTSASDEDAAPTAVEHLPEPADYGLAPPVPAPAAGGPAAPGGDARPAPTPRPGVADPREELLAGATAVPCAVCGATGSDADGNCRGCGRARPRGRDHVERETAGTAAVTDRGLRHHRNEDAFALSGTRLPDGTPATIAVVCDGVSSASRPDEASAAAASAADERLAERLAAGTEPRTAMREALLTAAEAVNSLAAQGGQDTDTPPDPYANAPACTCVSAVVTGGLLTVGWVGDSRAYWVPDDRAAQRPARLTEDDSWAARMVEAGLMSQEEAYSDARAHAITGWLGADAEEVDPHTACFEPDAPGVVVVCTDGLWNYAESAEQLAAVVPADARLRPLACARALVRVALAGGGHDNVTVAVLPFPGPGTAPRGGRADADEG, from the coding sequence ATGCCGCAACTGACCGTATGCCCGTCCTGTGCCGAACGGCTGGACCCCGAGGACAAGTTCTGCGGCAACTGCGGCACCGACCTGGCGGCGCCGTCGTCCGCCGGTCCCGCCGCATCCGCCGAACGCCGCCGCCCGTGGCAGCCCCCCGTGGACGCCACCGCGCCGGCCGTGCCGGCCCCGCCCGCGCCCCGCGCCCCGGAGCCGCCCGCGCCGCAGGCCCCCGAGCCCGGCACCGATACGTCCGCGTCCGACGAGGACGCCGCGCCCACCGCCGTGGAGCACCTGCCCGAGCCCGCGGACTACGGGCTCGCCCCGCCCGTCCCCGCCCCCGCCGCGGGCGGCCCGGCGGCACCCGGCGGCGACGCCCGTCCCGCGCCGACCCCGCGCCCCGGCGTGGCCGACCCGCGTGAGGAACTGCTGGCCGGAGCCACCGCCGTACCGTGCGCGGTCTGCGGCGCGACCGGATCCGACGCCGACGGCAACTGCCGCGGCTGCGGCCGGGCCCGGCCACGCGGACGCGACCACGTCGAGCGCGAGACCGCCGGTACCGCCGCGGTCACCGACCGGGGCCTGCGCCACCACCGCAACGAGGACGCCTTCGCCCTCTCCGGCACCCGGCTCCCCGACGGCACCCCCGCGACGATCGCCGTGGTCTGCGACGGCGTCTCCTCCGCCTCCCGCCCCGACGAGGCGTCCGCCGCCGCGGCGTCCGCCGCCGACGAGCGGCTGGCCGAACGGCTCGCCGCCGGCACCGAGCCGCGTACCGCCATGCGCGAGGCGCTGCTGACCGCCGCCGAGGCCGTCAACTCCCTTGCCGCGCAGGGGGGTCAGGACACGGACACCCCGCCCGACCCGTACGCCAACGCGCCCGCCTGCACCTGCGTGAGCGCGGTGGTCACCGGCGGCCTGCTCACCGTCGGCTGGGTCGGCGACAGCCGCGCCTACTGGGTCCCCGACGACCGCGCGGCGCAGCGTCCGGCCCGGCTCACCGAGGACGACTCCTGGGCGGCCCGGATGGTGGAGGCCGGGCTGATGTCGCAGGAGGAGGCGTACTCGGACGCCCGGGCGCACGCCATCACCGGCTGGCTCGGCGCGGACGCCGAGGAGGTGGACCCGCACACCGCGTGCTTCGAGCCGGACGCGCCGGGCGTGGTGGTGGTCTGCACCGACGGGTTGTGGAACTACGCCGAGTCGGCCGAGCAGCTGGCCGCCGTGGTCCCCGCCGACGCCCGGCTGCGTCCGCTGGCCTGCGCCCGCGCGCTGGTGCGGGTCGCGCTGGCGGGCGGCGGCCACGACAACGTCACGGTGGCGGTGCTGCCGTTCCCCGGGCCGGGCACGGCACCGCGGGGCGGCCGGGCGGACGCGGACGAGGGGTGA
- a CDS encoding FHA domain-containing protein, with translation MPTCPNGHRSEGGDRCAVCGAPLSPATGPGPTTAAEACPRCGTPREGRAAFCEECRHDFPGGDPLPVGYGRTTSRGDRPAETFPPDATVGGGPTPRARAADDDGDFLLPPPAPPATASTGPYGWPEPHEESPEPGPEAWTAVVGADQAYYTAMMARSGPEASGLSFPSASPEQYVPLTGEEFTIGRRRHSGGGHVPDIDLSRAPEDPGVSHRHALLVRRPDGGWSVVDQDSTNGTTVNLGAEPITPFQPVELADGDQVHVGAWTTITLRRG, from the coding sequence ATGCCGACCTGTCCGAACGGTCACCGGTCGGAGGGCGGGGACCGGTGCGCGGTGTGCGGGGCACCGCTGTCACCCGCGACGGGGCCTGGGCCGACGACGGCCGCGGAGGCGTGTCCGCGGTGCGGTACGCCGCGCGAGGGGCGGGCCGCGTTCTGCGAGGAGTGCCGCCACGACTTCCCGGGCGGCGACCCGCTGCCGGTCGGGTACGGGCGGACCACCTCACGGGGTGACCGCCCAGCGGAAACGTTCCCTCCGGACGCGACGGTCGGCGGCGGCCCGACCCCGCGGGCGCGGGCCGCCGACGACGACGGGGACTTCCTGCTGCCACCGCCCGCGCCGCCCGCCACCGCCTCCACCGGGCCGTACGGCTGGCCCGAGCCCCACGAGGAGTCGCCGGAGCCCGGCCCCGAGGCGTGGACGGCGGTGGTCGGCGCCGACCAGGCGTACTACACCGCGATGATGGCCCGCAGCGGCCCGGAGGCGTCGGGGCTGTCCTTCCCCTCCGCCTCGCCGGAACAGTACGTTCCGCTCACCGGCGAGGAGTTCACCATAGGGCGCCGCAGACACAGCGGCGGCGGCCACGTGCCCGACATCGACCTGTCCCGGGCGCCGGAGGACCCCGGGGTCTCGCACCGCCACGCGCTGCTGGTCCGCCGCCCCGACGGCGGCTGGTCGGTGGTCGACCAGGACTCCACCAACGGCACCACGGTCAACCTCGGCGCGGAGCCGATCACGCCGTTCCAGCCGGTGGAACTGGCCGACGGCGACCAGGTGCACGTCGGCGCCTGGACGACGATCACGCTGCGGCGGGGGTGA
- a CDS encoding globin: protein MTEIPHGTLRQQTFFDAVGGEPTFRRLVRRFYEGVAEDPLLRPMYPEQDLGPAEDRLTLFLMQYWGGPRTYSETRGHPRLRMRHVPFRVDRAAHDAWLGHMRTALDELALDPEYERELWDYLVYAANSLINTAE from the coding sequence GTGACCGAGATCCCGCACGGCACGTTGCGGCAGCAGACGTTCTTCGACGCGGTGGGCGGCGAACCGACCTTCCGCCGCCTGGTGCGCCGGTTCTACGAAGGCGTCGCCGAAGACCCGCTGCTGCGGCCGATGTACCCGGAGCAGGACCTCGGTCCGGCCGAGGACCGGCTCACGCTCTTCCTCATGCAGTACTGGGGCGGCCCGCGCACCTACAGCGAGACGCGCGGCCACCCCCGGCTGCGGATGCGCCACGTCCCGTTCCGCGTCGACCGCGCGGCGCACGACGCCTGGCTCGGCCACATGCGTACGGCCCTGGACGAGCTGGCGCTCGACCCGGAGTACGAGCGGGAGCTGTGGGACTACCTGGTCTACGCCGCCAACTCGCTGATCAACACGGCGGAGTGA
- a CDS encoding acyl-CoA thioesterase, which produces MARHIYRCPLRWSDMDAFGHVNNTVFLRYLEEARVDFMFRRAPEAGGQSLSSGTVVARHEIDYLRPLVHRHEPVTVETWVTKIGAASATLQYEVKDEDQLYARAVTVIVPYNLAEGRPRRLSPEEREFLEGYRDEPAGEAVAA; this is translated from the coding sequence ATGGCACGTCACATCTACCGGTGCCCGCTGCGCTGGTCGGACATGGATGCGTTCGGCCACGTGAACAACACCGTCTTCCTCCGCTACCTGGAGGAGGCACGGGTGGACTTCATGTTCCGGCGGGCGCCGGAGGCGGGCGGCCAGTCGCTGTCCAGCGGCACGGTGGTGGCCCGCCACGAGATCGACTACCTGCGTCCGCTGGTGCACCGGCACGAGCCGGTAACCGTCGAGACCTGGGTGACCAAGATCGGCGCGGCCTCCGCCACGCTTCAGTACGAGGTCAAGGACGAGGACCAGCTCTACGCCCGCGCGGTCACCGTCATCGTGCCGTACAACCTCGCCGAGGGCAGGCCGCGGCGGCTCAGCCCCGAGGAGCGCGAGTTCCTGGAGGGCTACCGCGACGAGCCCGCGGGGGAGGCCGTCGCCGCATGA
- the ettA gene encoding energy-dependent translational throttle protein EttA: protein MAEYIYTMRKTRKAHGDKVILDDVSLSFLPGAKIGVVGPNGAGKSTVLKIMAGLEQPSNGDAFLTPGYTVGILLQEPPLDESKTVLENVQEGVAAVKGKLDRFNEIAEQMATDYSDELLEEMGKLQEELDHANAWDLDAQLEQAMDALGCPPGDWAVTNLSGGEKRRVALCKLLLEAPDLLLLDEPTNHLDAESVQWLEQHLAQYQGTVVAITHDRYFLDNVAQWILELDRGRAHGYEGNYSKYLETKAARLKVEGQKDAKRQKRLKDELEWVRSNAKGRQAKSKARLARYEEMAAEAEKTRKLDFEEIQIPPGPRLGNVVVEVANLSKAFGEKVLVDDLSFTLPRNGIVGVIGPNGAGKTTLFKMIQGLETPDSGSIKVGETVKISYVDQSRANIDAKKTLWEVVSDGLDYINVGQVEMPSRAYVSAFGFKGPDQQKPAGVLSGGERNRLNLALTLKQGGNLLLLDEPTNDLDVETLSSLENALLDFPGCAVVVSHDRWFLDRVATHILAYEGDSKWFWFEGNFEAYEKNKIERLGPEAARPHRTTYKKLTRG, encoded by the coding sequence TTGGCTGAGTACATCTACACGATGCGCAAGACGCGCAAGGCGCACGGCGACAAGGTCATCCTCGATGACGTGTCGTTGAGCTTCCTGCCGGGCGCGAAGATCGGTGTCGTGGGACCGAACGGCGCCGGTAAGTCGACGGTGCTGAAGATCATGGCCGGTCTTGAGCAGCCGTCGAACGGCGATGCGTTCCTGACTCCCGGGTACACCGTCGGCATCCTGCTCCAGGAGCCGCCGCTGGACGAGTCCAAGACCGTGCTGGAGAACGTCCAGGAGGGCGTGGCGGCGGTCAAGGGCAAGCTCGACCGGTTCAACGAGATCGCCGAGCAGATGGCGACCGACTACTCCGACGAGCTGCTGGAGGAGATGGGCAAGCTCCAGGAGGAGCTGGACCACGCCAACGCCTGGGACCTCGACGCCCAGCTGGAGCAGGCGATGGACGCGCTGGGCTGCCCGCCCGGCGACTGGGCGGTGACCAACCTCTCCGGTGGCGAGAAGCGCCGCGTCGCGCTGTGCAAGCTGCTGCTGGAGGCCCCCGACCTGCTGCTGCTCGACGAGCCCACCAACCACCTGGACGCCGAGTCCGTGCAGTGGCTGGAGCAGCACCTGGCCCAGTACCAGGGCACCGTGGTCGCCATCACCCACGACCGCTACTTCCTGGACAACGTGGCCCAGTGGATCCTGGAGCTCGACCGCGGCCGGGCCCACGGCTACGAGGGCAACTACTCCAAGTACCTGGAGACCAAGGCCGCCCGGCTCAAGGTCGAGGGGCAGAAGGACGCCAAGCGCCAGAAGCGCCTCAAGGACGAGCTGGAGTGGGTCCGCTCCAACGCCAAGGGGCGGCAGGCCAAGTCCAAGGCGCGTCTGGCCCGCTACGAGGAGATGGCGGCCGAGGCGGAGAAGACCCGCAAGCTGGACTTCGAGGAGATCCAGATCCCGCCGGGTCCGCGTCTTGGCAACGTGGTCGTCGAGGTGGCGAACCTCTCCAAGGCGTTCGGTGAGAAGGTCCTCGTCGACGACCTGTCCTTCACCCTGCCGCGCAACGGCATCGTCGGCGTGATCGGCCCCAACGGCGCCGGCAAGACCACGCTGTTCAAGATGATCCAGGGCCTGGAGACCCCGGACTCGGGCAGCATCAAGGTCGGCGAGACGGTCAAGATCTCCTACGTCGACCAGTCCCGCGCCAACATCGACGCCAAGAAGACGCTGTGGGAGGTCGTCTCCGACGGCCTGGACTACATCAACGTCGGCCAGGTCGAGATGCCGTCCCGGGCCTACGTCAGCGCGTTCGGGTTCAAGGGCCCGGACCAGCAGAAGCCGGCCGGGGTGCTCTCCGGCGGTGAGCGCAACCGGCTCAACCTCGCGCTCACCCTCAAGCAGGGTGGCAACCTGCTGCTCCTCGACGAGCCCACCAACGACCTCGACGTCGAGACGCTCTCCTCGCTGGAGAACGCGCTGCTGGACTTCCCCGGCTGCGCCGTGGTCGTCTCCCACGACCGCTGGTTCCTCGACCGGGTCGCCACCCACATCCTCGCCTACGAGGGCGACTCGAAGTGGTTCTGGTTCGAGGGCAACTTCGAGGCGTACGAGAAGAACAAGATCGAGCGCCTCGGCCCGGAGGCGGCGCGTCCGCACCGCACCACCTACAAGAAGCTGACCCGGGGCTGA
- a CDS encoding cupin domain-containing protein produces MSADVSLQQPSDAAADRFVVLGAGENRPTRVPLPPGFGVKVATGDSEGRLAVLENRLDVDIPMHVHEVMDEFVYVLDGEMEVDFEGETYRLTQGMCALLPHGVPHAMRNASQPPARALQVSTPGGWDRFMEDLFAAGSDVRTPEGAMDLAKVNGIGEKYGMRYTGGTMDLGRAPSREG; encoded by the coding sequence ATGTCCGCCGATGTGAGCCTCCAGCAGCCGTCCGACGCCGCCGCCGACCGGTTCGTCGTGCTGGGGGCGGGTGAGAACCGGCCGACCCGGGTGCCGTTGCCGCCCGGTTTCGGGGTCAAGGTGGCCACCGGGGACAGCGAGGGGCGTCTGGCGGTTCTGGAGAACCGGCTGGACGTGGACATCCCGATGCATGTGCACGAGGTGATGGACGAGTTCGTGTACGTGCTGGACGGGGAGATGGAGGTCGACTTCGAGGGGGAGACGTACCGGCTGACCCAGGGCATGTGCGCGTTGCTCCCGCACGGTGTGCCGCACGCGATGAGGAACGCGTCCCAGCCGCCGGCACGGGCGTTGCAGGTCTCCACGCCGGGCGGGTGGGACCGCTTCATGGAGGACCTGTTCGCGGCGGGGTCGGACGTACGGACGCCGGAGGGGGCGATGGATCTGGCGAAGGTGAACGGGATCGGGGAGAAGTACGGGATGCGGTACACGGGGGGCACGATGGATCTCGGCCGAGCGCCGTCCCGTGAGGGCTGA
- a CDS encoding TetR/AcrR family transcriptional regulator — MSPEPPLRADARRNREKILAAACELFREHGTAVALDDIARRAGVGIGTLYRRFPDRDALIRQVVLDGFEICRAAVETARRELAAPAADPLQALERLFHRVLGERDRLVLPLIGGPLVRDPQVRELQHAVRDAVEDILAAGRAACALRDDVTSEDLIAAAAMACRPMPHLPGELGHALAARHLAVYLHGLRPEGARPLPAAPASHKAFGQRLAMDSAPASQPDAPEPTP, encoded by the coding sequence ATGTCCCCCGAGCCACCCCTGCGCGCCGACGCCCGGCGCAACCGCGAGAAGATCCTCGCCGCCGCATGCGAACTCTTCCGCGAACACGGCACCGCGGTGGCCCTGGACGACATCGCCCGCCGTGCCGGCGTCGGCATCGGCACCCTCTACCGCCGCTTCCCCGACCGCGACGCCCTGATCCGGCAAGTCGTGCTCGACGGCTTCGAGATCTGCCGCGCGGCCGTAGAGACCGCCCGCCGCGAACTGGCCGCCCCCGCCGCCGACCCTCTCCAAGCCCTGGAACGGCTCTTCCACCGCGTACTCGGAGAACGCGACCGCCTCGTCCTGCCCCTCATCGGCGGACCACTCGTCCGCGATCCCCAGGTCAGGGAACTCCAGCACGCGGTCCGCGACGCCGTCGAAGACATCCTGGCCGCCGGGCGGGCCGCCTGTGCCCTGCGCGACGACGTCACGTCCGAAGACCTCATCGCTGCAGCCGCGATGGCCTGCCGCCCCATGCCTCACCTCCCCGGCGAACTCGGCCACGCCCTCGCCGCCCGCCACCTGGCCGTCTACCTCCACGGCCTGCGCCCCGAAGGCGCCCGTCCCCTCCCCGCAGCACCCGCGAGCCACAAGGCCTTCGGCCAACGCCTCGCCATGGACAGCGCCCCCGCATCGCAACCCGACGCCCCCGAACCGACCCCCTGA